The Nitrospiraceae bacterium sequence ACTAAAAGACCGGCTCCTGCCGGAAGTGATTCAAACAAATAGAGATACCAAGCGTGTGCATATTTGGTGCGGAGCCAGTTCCAGCGGACAGGAGCCCTATTCAATTTTTTTGACCATTTTGCAGCATTTTCCGGAACTGACGTCCTGGCATATTCGTTTGATTGCCACTGACATTTCGCAGGAAATGGTCAGACGTGGTCAGGAAGGGCGATATGGACCATTCGAAGTCAATCGGGGCCTTTCTCCGCTTATGCTGAAAACCTATTTTTCACAGGAAGGGATGGAATGGCAGATTCGTGATGATGTGCGGGACAGAATCGAGTTTTATGAAATGAACCTGATCGGTTTGTGGTTGGTTCTTCCGCCAATGGATCTGGTATTCATGCGGAATGTCATGATGTATTTCGATATGGAAACCCGGAAGGACATTCTTCGCCGTATTCGAGGAATTCTCGCCCCTCATGGGTATTTGATTCTCGGAGCCACGGAAACAACGTTGGCTGTGGATGATCATTTTGAGCGTGTTCCGGTGAACGGCACGACAGTATACCGAATTAAGAAGGATTAATGGAGAGTGTGATTTTTTATGGTCTGATCGGGGCATCTTGCGCCATTTGATGGGCGTAACCTTTCAATGGGTTTCATTGTTTTTCCTCGAAAGAGTCGCGAATGCATTCGACTGTCTCAGCGGGAGCGGATTTCTTAGTCGTGCCCGATTTGCTCTGTGTGGTTCTGGAAAAAATTGTCATGGGGTAGAGAAGACTATGCCGACATGAAGCCAAGCAGGCGTCAATTGCATTTTCCTTTTTGGTTATGAAAAAAACAAACCGACCCTAATGCGATTAGGCAGGAGTATTTAATTCTTTGCGAATCCTCTCCGATAAGGGAAATTGGATGATCACATGATCGTCAAAGAGGTTTCTTGGCATACACCATGGAGGAGTATATGAATGTTACGCAAGAAAAGCGTGAAAATGTCGTGGTCGTGCATTTGGCGGGACGGTTTGACTTTGGCGCAAGAAAAACCTTCAAAGACAGTTTAGGAGAGGCGATGAAAGAAGAGTTGCCGATTGTCTTGGATTTTGGAGAGGTATCGTTTGTGGATAGTTCCGCTTTGGGCATTTTAGTGATTGCCCATCAAACTCTTAAAAGTAAAAAAATCCCCTTTAGTCTCGTGAATCCTCAACCGTATGTTCGCCAGGTTTTGGATTTAGCCAATGTGGCCAAAATGATCCCTATTTATCAGACAATTGGTGAGGTCCCTCAAATGGCGGTTGTATCATCAGAGGTATAATCGGTAATCCTTTTTTGCCCGTTTTAGCTCCCTCGGCAATTGAACTGTGATATGGAGTGTGAAAAGGAAGGGGGGAGCGTGCGGGATAAGCGCAGGCCGTGAAACCCATGACAACGGTTATTCAGCACTCCTGCCGGTGGATAGCGGGAATCTATCCGGAAAAAGCGAGGATGGATTTTTGATATACAATGTCGGGAATGCCGGCGTCTGCCGGAAGGGGTAGGGGTGAGGCGGGTAGGTCGGCTGAGCTTCCATGCTTCAAGCTTTCAGGGAAGAGCTTCTCTTGCGGAGCGCCGTGATCTATGACGACTCGAAAGCGTCTTGCCTGTTCACAGATATGTGCAGGCATGTATTTGGTGCGAATTCTCGATTCATGGTGGAAGTCGCCGTTTTTTCATCACCGCCGACTGCTTTCCTCCCACGATGTGCAGCAATTGCTCCAATCGGGCATTCGTGAAGTCGAAATTGATACTGCCAAGGGGCTTGATGTTCCGACCGATACAGAAACCTTTTCCCTCCAGAACACCCTTGAGTGTCATTCGGAGGCAAAGACGCTTTTCGATCAGGATGAAACATCCGGGTATAAGTCCTCCCCATGCTTTCCGGAGAAAGAGGATGGACTGGAAGATGACCATCAAAAACGGCTAATACGGTTGCGCGAAGATACGATTGCGGCATTGGAAGACATGTTTGAAGGCGTCAAAACCGGTCAGGCCATTCCTCACCTCGCCATGGAGGAGACCGCCAAGGCCTTTGTGGAAAAAGCCTTAGCCCACCCTGCCGTCCTTGCCGAGATCATGCTTATTGAGCATCTTGAACAGTTTGATCCCACCCTCTACTCGCATGTTGTTGATACAGCCTTGTTGTCGATTCTCGTCGGCCTCCAACTCAAATGGGAGGTGAAGCAACTTGAAGAGATCGCCGTCGCTGCCTTGTTACATGATGTCGGGTATATGCGGCTTCCTCTCAACCTGGTTCAGTCACGATGGGGGAGCATTGGGATTGATTATTCGTTGTTACAGCAACATGTCGATATGGGAATGGTGCTGATCAATAAACATTCGGAATTTTCGCAGGACATCGTTCAGATGGTGCAGGAGCATCATGCCTATCTGGATGGCTCAGGGTATTCCACCATTTTAGGTGGAAAACCGGTCTCCGACTCTGGAATTTTATTAGGACTCACCGATTATGTTGATGAGTTGCTCGCTGTGGGGAATGCCGGTGGATCATTTCCGGTGGCCTTAGGGATACGGCGAGTCTACCAAGAAGCACAAAAAGGAAAGTTCCCGACGCGGTTTGTCGAAGCCATGATTCGTGTATTGGGAGTGTATCCGGTGGGCACGGTTGTGCAACTTTCCACGGGTGAGGATGCCGTGGTGGTGAAGCAGAATCCTGAGATGAGCGTGAGGCCACATGTGAAAATTTTCAGAACATCCACCGGCGAAATTCTCAAGAACCCCGAGGTAAGAAATTTAGGGACACATTCAGAATTAAAGTATGAAGTGAGAATTACGAAAGTGCTAGATTCTGTAGATCCTTCTATTAACCTTCGCGAAATTTTCTCCTAGCTCATGTGGTGTAATCCTCTCTTGTTCCAGGCCCTTTGGGATGGTTTGATGGTGGGAGTGTGTCTGGTTGATCGAGAGGGCCAACTCACCCGTATGAATTTAGCCGGCTCCCGGCTGTTAGGGTGGGGAGCCGCTTGTCCCACCAATATTTCCTGTCATGATCTTTTGGAATGTCTGGTTCCCTGTGATGAAGACGGCACGAGCGTCTGCCCGTTTTCAGGCCTACTCCGTGAGAAGACGATGGTTTGGGTTCCGCGGACTCGTTTGCGAAGGCGGCAGGGGACATGGTGTTGGGTGGAATTGAAGGCCCTTGTCGTGGATGACGGGGAGGCCTCAGGATTCCTGTTGATGTTTCGAGATCTCAGTTCAGAAATGAAATTGACGGAAGAAACCCGCCGATTAGCGTCCATTCCAAAGGAAAATCCATTCCCCGTGATTGAAGTGGACTCGGCGGGGCAACTGCTGTATGCCAATCCCGCTATGGTTCGCCTGATGGAGGCAGCCCATATCGGTCAGGACGGTTTTTCCACGGCTTTGCCGGACCGGTTTTTAGAGTTGGCTAAGCGTTGTTTGTCACAAAAACATCTAGAGATGCATTACGAAGTGAGCGTTGGCGAGAGACAATATTCATGGACGTTCGCTCCCCATGCCGATTTGGGATTACTCCGTGGGTATGGCATGGATATCACAGAACCAAAGCGAGCGGCAGAGGAATTGTCCGCCTTTGCGGATACCTTAGAAGCGAAAAATCATGAACTGGATCAGGCGTTAATGAAAGCTGAATCTGCCACTCGAGCCAAGGCAGCATTTTTGGCTGTGATGAGTCATGAAATTCGCACTCCCTTAAACGGCGTGATTGGTATGGCGGAGGTCTTGCTCGCTTCTCCCCTCAATCACGAGCAACAGGAATGTGTCAACATAATCCGTATGTCCGGAGAGGGGTTGCTGACCATCATTAATGACATTTTAGACTTTTCA is a genomic window containing:
- a CDS encoding protein-glutamate O-methyltransferase CheR, with amino-acid sequence MAPEITFEDVAYIRNLVRVQAGMVLEQEKTYLVQSRLEPFAKQEGFGSMADLVSSLRQTSYGPLHKRVVEAMTVNETSFFRDLLPFQALKDRLLPEVIQTNRDTKRVHIWCGASSSGQEPYSIFLTILQHFPELTSWHIRLIATDISQEMVRRGQEGRYGPFEVNRGLSPLMLKTYFSQEGMEWQIRDDVRDRIEFYEMNLIGLWLVLPPMDLVFMRNVMMYFDMETRKDILRRIRGILAPHGYLILGATETTLAVDDHFERVPVNGTTVYRIKKD
- a CDS encoding DUF3391 domain-containing protein, with the translated sequence MTTRKRLACSQICAGMYLVRILDSWWKSPFFHHRRLLSSHDVQQLLQSGIREVEIDTAKGLDVPTDTETFSLQNTLECHSEAKTLFDQDETSGYKSSPCFPEKEDGLEDDHQKRLIRLREDTIAALEDMFEGVKTGQAIPHLAMEETAKAFVEKALAHPAVLAEIMLIEHLEQFDPTLYSHVVDTALLSILVGLQLKWEVKQLEEIAVAALLHDVGYMRLPLNLVQSRWGSIGIDYSLLQQHVDMGMVLINKHSEFSQDIVQMVQEHHAYLDGSGYSTILGGKPVSDSGILLGLTDYVDELLAVGNAGGSFPVALGIRRVYQEAQKGKFPTRFVEAMIRVLGVYPVGTVVQLSTGEDAVVVKQNPEMSVRPHVKIFRTSTGEILKNPEVRNLGTHSELKYEVRITKVLDSVDPSINLREIFS
- a CDS encoding STAS domain-containing protein, with the protein product MNVTQEKRENVVVVHLAGRFDFGARKTFKDSLGEAMKEELPIVLDFGEVSFVDSSALGILVIAHQTLKSKKIPFSLVNPQPYVRQVLDLANVAKMIPIYQTIGEVPQMAVVSSEV